From Chiloscyllium plagiosum isolate BGI_BamShark_2017 chromosome 38, ASM401019v2, whole genome shotgun sequence, a single genomic window includes:
- the chchd1 gene encoding coiled-coil-helix-coiled-coil-helix domain-containing protein 1, with translation MLTSWSLLQLSLYDGRVYGRRSCLTAAGQRPRWCCSFTVAGQEGAGAVVSRRPVAVMALSGSALQAKVSRLVSRQHGRPVLKPNKALVLADRVANRKMRLGEAMCITEMSVMMACWKQNEFSERACAKEIQAFYACTAKAEAERKARASLESVGQTNTLTPQQATKLLQRYPNKTQVR, from the exons ATGTTGACATCTTGGAGCTTGTTGCAGCTGAGTCTTTACGACGGTAGAGTTTACGGCCGACGCTCTTGCTTGACGGCAGCGGGTCAGCGTCCCCGCTGGTGCTGCTCCTTTACGGTAGCGGGGCAGGAGGGCGCAGGCGCGGTGGTGTCTCGGAGGCCAGTGGCGGTCATGGCGCTGTCCGGGTCCGCTCTCCAGGCCAAGGTGTCCCGCCTGGTCAGCAGGCAGCACGGCAGGCCGGTGCTCAAACCCAACAAGGCCCTGGTGCTGGCCGATAGGGTGGCGAACAGGAAAATGCGGCTGGGAG AGGCAATGTGTATCACAGAGATGTCCGTGATGATGGCTTGCTGGAAACAAAATGAGTTCAGTGAGAGAGCCTGTGCCAAAGAGATCCAGGCGTTCTATGCTTGCACAGCCAAGGCAGAG GCTGAGCGGAAAGCAAGGGCAAGTTTGGAGAGTGTGGGACAAACCAATACTTTGACTCCCCAACAAGCCACAAAGTTGCTGCAGAGATATCCTAAC